Proteins encoded in a region of the Ptychodera flava strain L36383 chromosome 4, AS_Pfla_20210202, whole genome shotgun sequence genome:
- the LOC139130902 gene encoding uncharacterized protein, which translates to MCRLSIMCESIVSPPIAFANMLSNATVTCDYGNVGCKSVVPLQDLQYNTERCVYQSIAGDHCFSSVSTFPFRSHPTPVPIPDTINTETSNDETSRDRQNNICAVKAAEIVLQNVSAVHMLLQYEEMETTLVKKKIEANRSDDSSIKVKTKGQPLCLTYTPKPRKTTSEASTRTRRQRVLQLSQRRDIVSGGDAMLQLSERRCDTNKRTRRKILQILGLTPDIPPGAGLHLEVAMGTTWAAMRKLRRYFKAWHVNIGSEV; encoded by the exons ATGTGCCGTCTCTCTATTATGTGTGAATCTATTGTAAGTCCCCCCATTGCCTTTGCAAACATGCTATCAAATGCCACAGTCACATGTGATTATGGGAATGTCGGTTGTAAATCAGTTGTGCCACTGCAAGATCTGCAATACAACACGGAACGGTGTGTTTACCAGTCCATTGCTGGAGACCACTGCTTCTCGTCAGTGAGCACATTTCCCTTCAGAAGCCACCCTACTCCAGTCCCCATTCCTGACACAATCAATACCGAGACATCAAATGATGAAACATCAAGGGATAGGCAGAACAATATATGTGCAGTGAAGGCCGCAGAAATTGTATTGCAGAATGTATCAGCGGTGCATATGCTGCTACAGTATGAAGAAATGGAAACAAcacttgtcaagaaaaaaatagaagcaAACAGAAGTGATGATAGTTCGATAAAGGTTAAAACCAAGGGCCAG ccattgtGTTTAACATATACACCAAAGCCACGAAAAACAACCTCAGAAGCTAGCACTAGGACAAGACGTCAGAGGGTGTTGCAGTTAAGTCAGAGGAGAGACATTGTCAGTGGTGGTGATGCGATGCTGCAGCTGAGTGAGAGGAGGTGTGACACCAACAAAAGGACAAGAAGGAAAATCCTCCAGATCTTGGGACTCACTCCTGACATACCTCCAGGTGCTGGCCTTCATTTGGAAGTTGCTATGGGAACAACATGGGCTGCCATGAGGAAATTACGGCGTTACTTCAAGGCATGGCATGTGAATATTGGAAGTGAG GTCTAG
- the LOC139130903 gene encoding uncharacterized protein: protein MLKQVETLQCEAKELQEEAKTLADSVEKALLADDDCDNDDDDDDDNSEDDDRPPLMTLGKVKKAQEKVQELSEEADRYPKLQT from the exons ATGTTGAAACAAGTTGAGACATTACAGTGTGAAGCGAAAGAACTCCAAGAAGAAGCTAAGACCTTGGCTGATAGTGTTGAAAAGGCTCTCCTTGCTGATGATGActgtgacaatgatgatgatgatgatgatgacaacagtgaagatgatgacAGACCGCCACTAATGACCTTGGGCAAAGTTAAAAAAGCCCAGGAGAAAGTGCAGGAACTCAGTGAAGAAGCTGACAG atATCCGAAGCTACAGACGTAA